The Populus trichocarpa isolate Nisqually-1 chromosome 11, P.trichocarpa_v4.1, whole genome shotgun sequence genome has a segment encoding these proteins:
- the LOC18110332 gene encoding protein DETOXIFICATION 19 isoform X1 translates to MLSNTSFEAAPLLERSISSVEEGEKRRLRWKKVLDVEEAKNQILFSLPMILTNVFYYLITLVSVMFAGHLGELELAGATLANSWATVTGFAFMVGLSGALETLCGQGFGAKMYRMLGIYLQASCIISFIFCITISVIWFYTEPILLLLHQDAHVSMTAALYMKYLIPGLFAYGIMQNILRFLQTQSVVMPPVVFSLVPLCIHIGIAYALVHYTALGFKGAPLAASISLWISVLMLAIYVICAKKFEHTWGGFSFESFHYILHDLKLALPSAAMVCLEYWAFEILVFLAGLMPSSEISTSLIAICVNTETVAYMLTYGLSAAASTRVSNELGEGNPERAKNAMAVTLKLSVLLALLVVLALAFGHNIWAGLFSSSPTIAKEFASMAPFLAISITLDSVQGVFSGVARGCGWQHLAVYANLATFYCIGMPVACVLGFKLKLYVKGLWIGLISGLCCQAGTLLLITIRTNWTATDLSITKEKENPIVV, encoded by the exons ATGTTATCGAACACAAGTTTTGAAGCTGCCCCTTTGTTGGAGCGTAGCATCAGTAGTGTAGAAGAAGGTGAGAAGAGGAGGCTGCGGTGGAAGAAGGTGTTAGATGTAGAAGAGGCCAAGAACCAAATCTTGTTTTCACTGCCCATGATTCTCACTAATGTTTTCTACTACTTGATAACTTTGGTCTCTGTCATGTTCGCTGGTCATCTCGGAGAGCTTGAGCTTGCTGGAGCCACCCTGGCTAACTCATGGGCTACGGTCACTGGTTTTGCCTTCATG gtagGGTTGAGTGGAGCACTTGAAACACTATGTGGTCAAGGATTTGGTGCAAAGATGTACAGAATGCTAGGAATTTATCTTCAAGCATCCTGCATTATATCATTCATCTTCTGTATTACCATATCGGTTATATGGTTCTATACAGAGCCAATTCTGTTATTACTCCATCAAGATGCTCACGTTTCTATGACTGCTGCTCTCTACATGAAGTATCTCATTCCTGGATTGTTCGCATATGGCATTATGCAGAACATCCTGAGGTTTCTTCAGACACAATCTGTAGTAATGCCCCCTGTGGTATTCTCATTAGTACCACTGTGCATTCATATCGGTATTGCTTATGCTTTGGTTCACTATACAGCTCTTGGGTTCAAGGGAGCTCCACTGGCAGCATCAATTTCACTATGGATATCAGTCCTAATGTTAGCCATTTATGTGATTTGTGCAAAGAAATTTGAGCATACATGGGGTGGGTTTTCATTTGAGTCATTTCATTACATTCTTCATGACTTGAAACTAGCCCTGCCTTCTGCTGCAATGGTATG CTTAGAGTATTGGGCCTTTGAGATTCTGGTGTTCCTAGCAGGACTGATGCCAAGCTCAGAAATAAGCACCTCATTGATCGCAATATG TGTAAACACAGAAACTGTGGCCTACATGTTAACCTATGGTCTCAGTGCCGCTGCAAG CACAAGGGTGTCAAATGAATTAGGAGAGGGCAATCCAGAGAGAGCTAAGAATGCTATGGCTGTGACTCTCAAGCTCTCTGTCCTTCTTGCTCTTCTTGTTGTTCTGGCTCTAGCATTTGGTCACAACATCTGGGCTGGACTTTTCAGTAGCAGCCCTACAATAGCAAAGGAATTTGCATCAATGGCTCCCTTTCTTGCAATTTCGATTACTCTTGATTCTGTGCAAGGTGTCTTCTCAG GGGTGGCCAGGGGTTGTGGCTGGCAGCACTTGGCTGTTTATGCGAACTTGGCAACATTCTACTGTATTGGCATGCCTGTAGCTTGTGTTCTTGGATTCAAGTTAAAGCTATATGTTAAG GGTTTATGGATTGGCTTAATCAGTGGCCTTTGTTGCCAAGCCGGTACCCTCTTGTTAATCACAATAAGGACCAATTGGACTGCAACAGATCTGTCTATAACCAAAGAGAAAGAGAACCCCATTGTCGTCTAA
- the LOC18110330 gene encoding protein DETOXIFICATION 18 isoform X1, producing MPKTSLDTALPLLQAYDHHCEDQNGEGRCWWIKLLDVEEGKGQVLFSLPMILTNAFYYLITLVSVMFAGHLGQLELAGATLGNSWCTVTGIAFMTGLSGALETLCGQAFGAKLYRTLGIHLQASCIISFLCSIIISIIWLYTEPLLIFLRQDPQISKAAALYLKYLIPGIFAFGFLQNILRFLQTQSVVMPLILLSGIPMCIHIGTAYALVHKTALGFRGASLAVSISLWISTLVLVIYVIYSKKFKHTWEGFSSESLRHIPINLKLALPSAAMVCLEYWAFELLVLIAGVMPNAELTTSVIAMCVNTEDIAYMCTSGLSATVSTRVSNELGAGNPDKAKQAMATTLKLSVLLALLIVLALATGHDIWAGFFTDDLSIIKAFASMTPFLAISIALDAFQVVFTGVTRGCGWQNLAVIVNVATFFCIGMPMATLLGFKFKLYSKGLWIGLICGLSCQTCTLLLITLRTKWTRMDLSEPEENAGYSPTLSKPEDQSSSWYRRAS from the exons ATGCCAAAAACAAGTTTAGATACTGCTTTACCCTTGTTGCAGGCTTATGATCATCATTGTGAAGATCAAAATGGCGAAGGAAGATGCTGGTGGATCAAACTATTGGATGTCGAAGAAGGCAAAGGCCAAGTCTTGTTTTCACTGCCCATGATCCTTACTAATGCTTTCTACTATCTAATAACTTTGGTTTCTGTCATGTTTGCCGGTCACCTTGGTCAGCTTGAGCTTGCCGGCGCCACTCTTGGGAATTCATGGTGCACTGTCACTGGCATTGCTTTCATG ACTGGATTAAGTGGAGCACTTGAGACACTTTGTGGTCAAGCATTTGGTGCAAAACTATACAGAACATTAGGAATTCATCTTCAAGCTTCTTGCATCATATCCTTTCTGTGCTCCATAATCATAAGCATTATCTGGCTTTACACAGAGCCCTTACTCATCTTCCTCCGTCAAgatcctcaaatttcaaaagctGCTGCTCTTTACTTAAAGTATTTGATTCCAGGCATATTTGCATTTGGATTCCTTCAAAACATCTTGAGGTTTCTTCAGACACAATCTGTTGTCATGCCCCTCATCCTGCTTTCAGGAATCCCAATGTGCATTCACATCGGTACAGCTTATGCATTGGTTCATAAGACAGCTCTTGGTTTCAGAGGAGCTTCGTTGGCGGTTTCAATATCTTTGTGGATTTCAACTCTTGTGTTGGTCATATATGTGATTTATTCAAAGAAATTTAAACATACTTGGGAGGGGTTTTCTTCTGAATCATTACGTCACATCCCAATAAACTTGAAACTGGCCCTGCCCTCTGCTGCAATGGTGTG TTTGGAGTACTGGGCATTCGAGCTTTTGGTGCTCATAGCAGGAGTGATGCCAAACGCAGAACTAACTACATCTGTGATTGCAATGTG TGTGAACACAGAAGACATTGCCTACATGTGTACCTCAGGTCTAAGCGCTACTGTGAG TACAAGGGTGTCTAATGAGTTGGGAGCAGGAAATCCTGATAAAGCTAAACAAGCCATGGCTACGACTCTCAAGCTCTCTGTCCTTCTTGCTCTTCTAATTGTTTTAGCACTAGCCACTGGTCATGATATCTGGGCTGGCTTCTTCACTGATGACCTTTCCATTATAAAAGCCTTTGCCTCGATGACACCTTTCCTTGCTATCTCTATCGCACTTGATGCCTTCCAAGTCGTCTTTACAG GGGTAACAAGAGGGTGTGGTTGGCAGAATCTGGCTGTTATTGTAAATGTAGCAACATTCTTTTGCATTGGAATGCCGATGGCAACCCTCCTCGGATTTAAGTTTAAGCTTTATTCTAAG GGATTATGGATTGGTTTAATCTGCGGTCTGTCATGCCAAACCTGCACTCTGTTGTTGATTACACTGCGTACAAAATGGACTAGAATGGATCTCTCAGAACCAGAGGAAAATG cAGGGTATTCTCCAACCCTTTCCAAACCAGAAGACCAATCCTCTTCCTGGTATCGTCGGGCATCTTAA
- the LOC18110330 gene encoding protein DETOXIFICATION 18 isoform X2 has translation MPKTSLDTALPLLQAYDHHCEDQNGEGRCWWIKLLDVEEGKGQVLFSLPMILTNAFYYLITLVSVMFAGHLGQLELAGATLGNSWCTVTGIAFMTGLSGALETLCGQAFGAKLYRTLGIHLQASCIISFLCSIIISIIWLYTEPLLIFLRQDPQISKAAALYLKYLIPGIFAFGFLQNILRFLQTQSVVMPLILLSGIPMCIHIGTAYALVHKTALGFRGASLAVSISLWISTLVLVIYVIYSKKFKHTWEGFSSESLRHIPINLKLALPSAAMVCLEYWAFELLVLIAGVMPNAELTTSVIAMCVNTEDIAYMCTSGLSATVSTRVSNELGAGNPDKAKQAMATTLKLSVLLALLIVLALATGHDIWAGFFTDDLSIIKAFASMTPFLAISIALDAFQVVFTGVTRGCGWQNLAVIVNVATFFCIGMPMATLLGFKFKLYSKGLWIGLICGLSCQTCTLLLITLRTKWTRMDLSEPEENGYSPTLSKPEDQSSSWYRRAS, from the exons ATGCCAAAAACAAGTTTAGATACTGCTTTACCCTTGTTGCAGGCTTATGATCATCATTGTGAAGATCAAAATGGCGAAGGAAGATGCTGGTGGATCAAACTATTGGATGTCGAAGAAGGCAAAGGCCAAGTCTTGTTTTCACTGCCCATGATCCTTACTAATGCTTTCTACTATCTAATAACTTTGGTTTCTGTCATGTTTGCCGGTCACCTTGGTCAGCTTGAGCTTGCCGGCGCCACTCTTGGGAATTCATGGTGCACTGTCACTGGCATTGCTTTCATG ACTGGATTAAGTGGAGCACTTGAGACACTTTGTGGTCAAGCATTTGGTGCAAAACTATACAGAACATTAGGAATTCATCTTCAAGCTTCTTGCATCATATCCTTTCTGTGCTCCATAATCATAAGCATTATCTGGCTTTACACAGAGCCCTTACTCATCTTCCTCCGTCAAgatcctcaaatttcaaaagctGCTGCTCTTTACTTAAAGTATTTGATTCCAGGCATATTTGCATTTGGATTCCTTCAAAACATCTTGAGGTTTCTTCAGACACAATCTGTTGTCATGCCCCTCATCCTGCTTTCAGGAATCCCAATGTGCATTCACATCGGTACAGCTTATGCATTGGTTCATAAGACAGCTCTTGGTTTCAGAGGAGCTTCGTTGGCGGTTTCAATATCTTTGTGGATTTCAACTCTTGTGTTGGTCATATATGTGATTTATTCAAAGAAATTTAAACATACTTGGGAGGGGTTTTCTTCTGAATCATTACGTCACATCCCAATAAACTTGAAACTGGCCCTGCCCTCTGCTGCAATGGTGTG TTTGGAGTACTGGGCATTCGAGCTTTTGGTGCTCATAGCAGGAGTGATGCCAAACGCAGAACTAACTACATCTGTGATTGCAATGTG TGTGAACACAGAAGACATTGCCTACATGTGTACCTCAGGTCTAAGCGCTACTGTGAG TACAAGGGTGTCTAATGAGTTGGGAGCAGGAAATCCTGATAAAGCTAAACAAGCCATGGCTACGACTCTCAAGCTCTCTGTCCTTCTTGCTCTTCTAATTGTTTTAGCACTAGCCACTGGTCATGATATCTGGGCTGGCTTCTTCACTGATGACCTTTCCATTATAAAAGCCTTTGCCTCGATGACACCTTTCCTTGCTATCTCTATCGCACTTGATGCCTTCCAAGTCGTCTTTACAG GGGTAACAAGAGGGTGTGGTTGGCAGAATCTGGCTGTTATTGTAAATGTAGCAACATTCTTTTGCATTGGAATGCCGATGGCAACCCTCCTCGGATTTAAGTTTAAGCTTTATTCTAAG GGATTATGGATTGGTTTAATCTGCGGTCTGTCATGCCAAACCTGCACTCTGTTGTTGATTACACTGCGTACAAAATGGACTAGAATGGATCTCTCAGAACCAGAGGAAAATG GGTATTCTCCAACCCTTTCCAAACCAGAAGACCAATCCTCTTCCTGGTATCGTCGGGCATCTTAA